The DNA sequence TCCAGATCGGCATCACCGGCACCTCCGGCAAGACCACCACCGCCTATCTCGTCGAGGGCGGCCTGAAGACGGTCCGCGGCACGGCCGAGGGCGGCGGTGGACGACGGGTGGGGCTGATCGGCACCGTCGAGATGCGCATCGGCGACGAGCGCATCAAGTCCGAGCGCACCACACCCGAGGCCACCGACCTCCAGGCGCTGTTCGCCGTCATGCGCGAGCGCGGCACGGACGCGGTCGCCATGGAGGTCTCCAGCCACGCCCTGGTCCTCGGCCGGGTCGACGGCTGCGTCTTCGACATCGCGGTCTTCACCAACCTCAGCCCGGAACACATGGAGTTCCACTCCGACATGGAGGACTACTTCCGGGCCAAGGCACAGCTCTTCACGCCGAAACGCAGCAAGTTCGGCGTCGTCAACGTCGACGACGAGTACGGCCGCCGCCTCGCCAAGGAGGCCGGCGTCCCCGTCGTCACCTACTCCGCCGAGGGCCACCCCGACGCCGACTGGCGCGCCGAGGACGTCCGGGTGGGCCCCATGGACTCGACGTTCACCGTGATCGGCCCCAAGGGCGAGCGGGTCGCCGCCCGGGCGCCGCTGCCGGGCCCCTTCAACGTCGCCAACACCCTCGCCGCGATCGTCGCGCTGGCCGCCGCCGGGCTCGACCCGCAGGCCGCCGCCGACGGCGTCGCCGCCGTGCCGGGCGTGCCGGGCCGGCTGGAGCGGGTGGACGCCGGACAGCCGTACCTGGCGGTCGTGGACTACGCCCACAAGACCGACGCCGTCGAATCGGTGCTGCGCGCCCTGCGCAAGGTCACCGAGGGCAAGGTGCACGTGGTGCTCGGCTGCGGCGGCGACCGCGACACCACCAAGCGCGCCCCCATGGGCGCCGCCGTCGCGCGGCTGGCCGACACCGCCGTACTGACCTCCGACAACCCCCGCTCCGAGGACCCCCTCGCGATCCTCGCCACCATGCTCCAGGGCGCGGCCTCCGTGCCCGCCCACGAGCGCGGCGAGGTCCAGGTCTTCGAGGACCGGGCCGCGGCCATCGCCGCCGCCGTCGCCCGGGCCCGTCCCGGTGACACCGTGCTGGTCGCCGGCAAGGGCCACGAGCAGGGGCAGGACATCGCCGGGGTGGTGCGTCCCTTCGACGACCGCCAGGTGCTGCGCGAAGCCATCAAGAAGACTCAGGGATGAACTTGTGATCGCCCTCTCCCTCGCCGAGATCGCAGAAGTCGTCGGCGGGCAGACGCACGACATACCGGACCCGTCCGTCCAGGTCACCGGACCGGTCGTCCGTGACTCCCGGGAAGCGGGTCCGGGCAGCCTGTTCGCCGCCTTCGTCGGCGAGCGCGTGGACGGACACGACTACGCGGCCCAGGTCGTCGAGGCGGGCGCGGTCGCCGTGCTGGCCTCCCGGCCGGTCGGTGTCCCCGCGATCGTCGTCGAGGACGTCCAGGCGGCCCTCGGGGCCCTCGCCCGGCACGTCGTCGGCCGGCTCGGCACCACCCTCGTCGCGCTCACCGGCTCGGCCGGCAAGACCAGCACCAAGGACCTGATCGCCCAGGTGCTGCGGCGCAAGGCGCCGACCGTGTTCACCCCCGGCTCCCTCAACAACGAGATCGGGCTGCCGCTCACCGCGCTCACCGCCACCGAGGAGACCAAGTTCCTCGTGCTGGAGATGGGAGCGCGCGGAATCGGCCATATTCGGTACCTCACCGGTCTGACGCCCCCGAAGGTCGGCCTCGTCCTGAACGTCGGTTCCGCCCACATCGGCGAGTTCGGCGGCCGGGAGCAGATCGCCCAGGCCAAGGGGGAACTGGTCGAGGCCCTGCCCCCGGCCGAGGAGGGCGGCGCCGCGATCCTCAACGCGGACGACCCCCTCGTACGCGCCATGGCGTCCCGTACGAAGGCGAAGGTGATCCTTTTCGGAGAGTCCGACGAAGCGGACGTTCGGGCGGAGAACGTGCGACTCACGGACAGCGGACAGCCCTCCTTCAGGCTTCACACACCCTCCGGTGCAAGCGATGTGACCATGCGCCTGTACGGTGAGCATCACGTGTCGAACGCGCTCGCCGCGGCCGCCGTCGCCCACGAGTTGGGCATGTCCGCAGACGAGATCGCCCGCGCGCTCTCCGAGGCGGGCTCCCTCTCCCGCTGGCGGATGGAGGTCACCGAGCGCCCGGACGGCGTGACGGTCGTCAACGACGCCTACAACGCGAACCCCGAGTCCATGAAGGCAGCGCTGCGTGCGCTGGCCGCCATGGGCAAGGGGCGACGTACGTGGGCGGTGCTCGGCAAGATGGCCGAGCTCGGGGACGAGGCGCTCGCCGAGCACGACGCGGTCGGACGGCTCGCCGTCCGGCTCAACGTCAGCAAGCTCGTCGCGGTCGGGGGCAGGGAAGCCGCCTGGCTGCAACTGGGCGCATATAACGAGGGTTCGTGGGGTGAGGAGTCGGTGCACGTGTCCGACGCACAGGCGGCGGTCGACCTGTTGCGCAGCGAATTGCGCCCGGGAGACGTCGTTCTCGTGAAGGCGTCCCGTTCGGTCGGGCTCGAGAGCGTGGCGCAGGCGCTGCTCGAGACCGGTGCCGAGGGTGAGGTCGCAGTCCGATGATGAATCAGATCCTGTTCGCAGGAGTCATTGGCCTCTTCCTGACGCTGATCGGCACCCCGCTGCTGATCAAGCTGCTCGCCCGCAAGGGCTACGGGCAGTACATCCGTGACGACGGCCCGCGCGAGCACGCCAGCAAGCGCGGTACGCCGACCATGGGCGGTATCGCCTTCATCCTGGCGACGGTCGCCGCGTACTTCCTCAGCAAGGTGATCAGCGGCGAGCCGCCGCGGTACTCGGGCGTGCTGGTGCTGGGCCTGATGGTCGGCATGGGCCTGGTCGGGTTCCTGGACGACTACATCAAGATCGTCAAGCGGCGTTCGCTGGGTCTGCGGGCCAAGGCGAAGATGGCCGGCCAGCTGATCGTCGGCATCGCCTTCGCGGTGCTGTCCCTGCAGTTCGCGGACTCCCGCGGGCAGACCCCGGCCTCCACGAAGCTGTCGTTCATCACGGACTTCGGCTGGACCATCGGCCCGGTGCTGTTCGTCGTCTGGGCGCTGTTCATGATCCTCGCGATGTCGAACGGCGTGAACCTGACCGACGGTCTGGACGGTCTCGCCACCGGCGCCTCCGTGCTCGTCTTCGGCGCCTACACCTTCATCGGCGTCTGGCAGTTCCAGGAGTCCTGCGCCAACGGCGAGACGCTGACCAACCCGGGCGCCTGCTACGAGGTGCGCGACCCGCTGGACCTCGCGGTCGTGGCCTCCGCGCTGATGGGTTCCTGCCTGGGCTTCCTGTGGTGGAACACCTCCCCGGCCAAGATCTTCATGGGCGACACCGGTTCGCTGGCGCTCGGCGGTGTGCTCGCGGGTCTCGCGATCTGCTCCCGCACCGAGCTGCTGCTGGCCATCCTGGGCGGTCTGTTCGTCCTCATCACCATGTCGGTGGTCATCCAGGTCGGCTCGTTCAAGCTCACCGGGAAGCGGGTCTTCCGGATGGCGCCACTCCAGCATCACTTCGAACTCAAGGGCTGGTCCGAAGTCCTCGTGGTGGTCCGCTTCTGGATCATCCAGGGAATCTGTGTGATCGTCGGACTGGGCCTCTTCTACGCGGGATGGGCAGCGGACAAGTGACCGACTGGCAGGGTAAGCACGTCACCGTCGCCGGACTCGGCGTCTCCGGCGTCCCGGCGGCCAAGGTGCTGCACGGGCTCGGCGCGAAGGTCACCGTCGTCAACGACGGGGACGACGCACGCGCCCGCGAGCAGGCCGCCGAACTGGAGGCGCTCGGCGTCACCGTGCGCCTCGGCGACGGAGCGACCCTGCCGGAGGGCACCGAGCTGATCGTCACGGCCCCCGGCTGGAAGCCGGACAAGCCGCTGTTCGCGGCGGCGGACGAGGCCGGGGTGCCGGTGTGGGGCGACGTCGAACTCGCCTGGCGGCTCAGGAAGCCCGGCGCGGCACCCTGGCTC is a window from the Streptomyces capillispiralis genome containing:
- a CDS encoding UDP-N-acetylmuramoyl-L-alanyl-D-glutamate--2,6-diaminopimelate ligase; this encodes MTYPGPPRPAQVAATSLAELAGQLGAPAPEKTAEVTGITHDSRAVRPGDLYAALPGARAHGADFVTQAAGLGAVAVLTDPSGAERVAATGLPALVVDDPRARMGELAATIYGHPGRDLLQIGITGTSGKTTTAYLVEGGLKTVRGTAEGGGGRRVGLIGTVEMRIGDERIKSERTTPEATDLQALFAVMRERGTDAVAMEVSSHALVLGRVDGCVFDIAVFTNLSPEHMEFHSDMEDYFRAKAQLFTPKRSKFGVVNVDDEYGRRLAKEAGVPVVTYSAEGHPDADWRAEDVRVGPMDSTFTVIGPKGERVAARAPLPGPFNVANTLAAIVALAAAGLDPQAAADGVAAVPGVPGRLERVDAGQPYLAVVDYAHKTDAVESVLRALRKVTEGKVHVVLGCGGDRDTTKRAPMGAAVARLADTAVLTSDNPRSEDPLAILATMLQGAASVPAHERGEVQVFEDRAAAIAAAVARARPGDTVLVAGKGHEQGQDIAGVVRPFDDRQVLREAIKKTQG
- a CDS encoding UDP-N-acetylmuramoyl-tripeptide--D-alanyl-D-alanine ligase — its product is MIALSLAEIAEVVGGQTHDIPDPSVQVTGPVVRDSREAGPGSLFAAFVGERVDGHDYAAQVVEAGAVAVLASRPVGVPAIVVEDVQAALGALARHVVGRLGTTLVALTGSAGKTSTKDLIAQVLRRKAPTVFTPGSLNNEIGLPLTALTATEETKFLVLEMGARGIGHIRYLTGLTPPKVGLVLNVGSAHIGEFGGREQIAQAKGELVEALPPAEEGGAAILNADDPLVRAMASRTKAKVILFGESDEADVRAENVRLTDSGQPSFRLHTPSGASDVTMRLYGEHHVSNALAAAAVAHELGMSADEIARALSEAGSLSRWRMEVTERPDGVTVVNDAYNANPESMKAALRALAAMGKGRRTWAVLGKMAELGDEALAEHDAVGRLAVRLNVSKLVAVGGREAAWLQLGAYNEGSWGEESVHVSDAQAAVDLLRSELRPGDVVLVKASRSVGLESVAQALLETGAEGEVAVR
- the mraY gene encoding phospho-N-acetylmuramoyl-pentapeptide-transferase, translated to MMNQILFAGVIGLFLTLIGTPLLIKLLARKGYGQYIRDDGPREHASKRGTPTMGGIAFILATVAAYFLSKVISGEPPRYSGVLVLGLMVGMGLVGFLDDYIKIVKRRSLGLRAKAKMAGQLIVGIAFAVLSLQFADSRGQTPASTKLSFITDFGWTIGPVLFVVWALFMILAMSNGVNLTDGLDGLATGASVLVFGAYTFIGVWQFQESCANGETLTNPGACYEVRDPLDLAVVASALMGSCLGFLWWNTSPAKIFMGDTGSLALGGVLAGLAICSRTELLLAILGGLFVLITMSVVIQVGSFKLTGKRVFRMAPLQHHFELKGWSEVLVVVRFWIIQGICVIVGLGLFYAGWAADK